One window of the Streptomyces sp. TS71-3 genome contains the following:
- a CDS encoding S8 family serine peptidase, with the protein MKTHDPHSAPRSGARHRRTARVALAAALVAALSAGTPLPAAFSADAGRDPGPTPRSAAAKLGSADANLLAGAKAAGEKNVTMMIATAPGATGQVADQLKAVRGGSVGRVYDKLGYVRATVPTARADAAIKAAEKLSTVHGIDLRQEIKLDDPHPDASGTAKAAQGAGRDAGKGAGKGASGAAKGSYPAPGKRTPARNPYNPSYETGAVDFVKQHPKADGRGVTIGILDSGVDIAHPALQKTTTGQRKIVDWVTSTDPILDGDATWRPMTTAVEGPTFTYGGATWKAPAGAYQVSVFKESASLGGDAQGDLNRDGDTTDSWGVLYDPSAGTVRVDLDGDHDFGDEPAMKPYKDAHQVGHFGTDDPATAVVEQIPFVVEVRKDVPMDPYGGDRVGKKADFVNIGVIEAEHGTHVAGITSANGLFGGAMNGAAPGARIVSSRACTWTGSCTNVALTEGMIDLVANRGVDIVNMSIGGLPALNDGNNARAELYTRLIDTYGVQLVISAGNDGPGVNTVGDPGLADKVISVGAAISKDTWAADYGSQVKTPYAMLPFSSGGPREDGGFTPTISAPGAAVNSTQTWLPGAPVAEAGYSLPPGYSMLQGTSMASPQAAGGAALLLSAAKQAGIALSPATLRTALTSTAKHIDGTQAYREGAGLIDVVGAWKAIERGARTHTADTHSFTVKAPVDTVLAGSLATPGSGIGVYDREGGLKVGGQKTYDVTLTRTSGPAGTIRHQLRLKNGDGTFRILGGDSVGLPLHKAVTVRVAAKPRSAGVHSAILTVDDTRTEGIDQQVLNTVVVSAPLAGPSFTATQSGSVQRNASRSYFLTVPKGAKNLQVALGGLAEGSQTRFIAIHPYGVPSDDTSTPSCYPNYDNPANVCRPDLRTYANPQPGVWEIEVEARRTSPVLDNPYRLDVSVLGVTFDPAVQTVPEAKAGTPAAVSWTATNDFAAVDGTLAGGALGSAMTARPSIGEGETQTTEVVVPEGAESLDAAIGGVSDASADLDLTVYDADGNVVAQSADGDSDESVSIAFPDPGTYTVEVAGYSVPSGSTEYDYRDVFYSNSLGEVSVDPSQHVKLASGASAPVSAEVVAKAPAADGRRLFGEVQLLNERGMVAGTASVTIERVTQ; encoded by the coding sequence ATGAAGACGCATGACCCGCACAGCGCACCGAGATCCGGTGCGAGACACAGACGCACGGCCCGTGTGGCCCTGGCCGCGGCCCTGGTGGCCGCGCTGTCCGCGGGCACTCCGCTGCCCGCGGCCTTCTCGGCCGACGCCGGCCGGGACCCCGGGCCGACCCCGAGGTCGGCCGCCGCCAAGCTAGGCTCGGCCGACGCGAACCTGCTGGCCGGCGCCAAGGCCGCGGGCGAGAAGAACGTCACGATGATGATCGCGACCGCGCCGGGCGCCACCGGCCAGGTCGCGGACCAGCTCAAGGCGGTCAGGGGCGGCTCCGTCGGCCGCGTCTACGACAAGCTGGGCTACGTGCGCGCGACCGTGCCGACCGCGCGGGCGGACGCGGCCATCAAGGCGGCGGAGAAGCTCTCCACGGTGCACGGCATCGACCTCCGCCAGGAGATCAAGCTCGACGACCCGCACCCGGACGCGAGCGGCACCGCGAAGGCAGCGCAGGGCGCCGGCAGGGACGCGGGCAAGGGGGCAGGCAAGGGCGCGAGCGGCGCCGCCAAGGGCAGTTACCCGGCCCCCGGCAAGCGCACCCCCGCCAGGAACCCGTACAACCCGTCGTACGAGACCGGCGCCGTCGACTTCGTCAAGCAGCACCCCAAGGCGGACGGCCGGGGGGTCACCATCGGCATCCTGGACTCCGGCGTCGACATCGCCCACCCGGCGCTGCAGAAGACCACCACCGGCCAGCGCAAGATCGTCGACTGGGTGACGTCCACCGACCCGATCCTGGACGGCGACGCGACCTGGCGCCCGATGACCACGGCGGTCGAGGGGCCCACGTTCACGTACGGCGGCGCGACCTGGAAGGCGCCCGCGGGCGCGTACCAGGTGAGCGTCTTCAAGGAGTCCGCCTCGCTCGGCGGCGACGCGCAGGGCGACCTGAACCGCGACGGCGACACCACCGACTCGTGGGGCGTGCTCTACGACCCGTCGGCCGGCACCGTCCGCGTCGACCTGGACGGCGACCACGACTTCGGCGACGAGCCGGCCATGAAGCCGTACAAGGACGCCCACCAGGTCGGCCACTTCGGCACCGACGACCCGGCCACGGCCGTCGTCGAGCAGATCCCGTTCGTGGTGGAGGTCCGCAAGGACGTCCCCATGGACCCGTACGGCGGCGACCGGGTCGGCAAGAAGGCCGACTTCGTGAACATCGGCGTCATAGAGGCCGAGCACGGTACGCACGTCGCGGGCATCACCTCGGCGAACGGCCTGTTCGGCGGGGCGATGAACGGCGCGGCGCCGGGTGCCCGGATCGTCTCCTCGCGGGCCTGCACCTGGACCGGCAGCTGCACCAACGTCGCGCTCACCGAGGGCATGATCGACCTGGTGGCCAACCGCGGCGTCGACATCGTCAACATGTCGATAGGCGGCCTGCCCGCGCTGAACGACGGCAACAACGCCCGCGCGGAGCTGTACACGCGCCTCATCGACACCTACGGCGTGCAGCTGGTGATATCCGCCGGCAACGACGGTCCCGGTGTCAACACGGTCGGCGACCCCGGGCTCGCGGACAAGGTGATCTCCGTGGGGGCCGCCATCTCCAAGGACACCTGGGCCGCCGACTACGGTTCGCAGGTGAAGACGCCGTACGCGATGCTGCCGTTCTCGTCCGGCGGGCCGCGTGAGGACGGCGGGTTCACGCCGACGATCTCCGCGCCGGGCGCGGCGGTCAACTCCACCCAGACGTGGCTGCCCGGCGCGCCGGTCGCCGAGGCCGGCTACAGCCTGCCGCCCGGCTACTCCATGCTCCAGGGCACCTCGATGGCCTCCCCGCAGGCCGCGGGCGGCGCGGCGCTGCTGCTGTCAGCCGCGAAGCAGGCGGGCATCGCGCTCTCCCCCGCGACCCTGCGGACCGCGCTGACGTCCACCGCGAAGCACATCGACGGCACCCAGGCCTACCGCGAGGGCGCGGGCCTGATCGACGTCGTGGGCGCCTGGAAGGCCATCGAGCGGGGCGCGCGCACCCACACGGCGGACACGCACTCCTTCACCGTCAAGGCGCCCGTCGACACGGTGCTCGCCGGGTCGCTGGCGACCCCGGGCTCCGGCATCGGCGTGTACGACCGCGAGGGCGGTCTGAAGGTGGGCGGGCAGAAGACCTACGACGTGACGCTGACCCGGACCTCGGGACCGGCCGGCACCATCCGGCACCAGCTGCGGCTGAAGAACGGCGACGGCACCTTCCGGATCCTCGGCGGCGACTCGGTCGGGCTGCCGCTGCACAAGGCGGTCACCGTCCGCGTGGCGGCGAAGCCGCGGTCGGCGGGCGTGCACAGCGCGATCCTGACGGTGGACGACACCCGCACCGAGGGCATCGACCAGCAGGTCCTCAACACGGTGGTGGTCTCGGCGCCGCTCGCGGGCCCGTCCTTCACGGCCACGCAGTCCGGCTCCGTGCAGCGCAACGCCAGCCGCTCGTACTTCCTGACGGTGCCCAAGGGCGCCAAGAACCTCCAGGTGGCGCTGGGCGGCCTGGCCGAGGGCAGCCAGACGCGGTTCATAGCGATCCACCCGTACGGCGTGCCGTCCGACGACACCTCCACCCCGAGCTGCTACCCGAACTACGACAACCCCGCCAACGTCTGCCGCCCCGACCTGCGCACCTACGCGAATCCGCAGCCCGGGGTCTGGGAGATCGAGGTGGAGGCCCGCCGCACGTCCCCGGTGCTGGACAACCCGTACCGGCTCGACGTCTCGGTGCTGGGCGTGACCTTCGACCCGGCCGTGCAGACGGTCCCGGAGGCCAAGGCCGGCACCCCGGCCGCGGTGTCCTGGACGGCGACGAACGACTTCGCGGCCGTCGACGGCACCCTGGCGGGCGGCGCGCTCGGCTCTGCGATGACGGCGCGGCCGTCCATCGGCGAGGGCGAGACGCAGACGACCGAGGTCGTGGTGCCGGAGGGCGCGGAGAGCCTCGACGCGGCCATCGGCGGTGTCTCGGACGCGTCGGCCGACCTCGACCTGACGGTCTACGACGCGGACGGCAACGTCGTCGCGCAGTCCGCGGACGGCGACTCCGACGAGTCCGTGAGCATCGCCTTCCCCGACCCGGGCACGTACACGGTCGAGGTCGCGGGCTACTCGGTGCCGTCCGGTTCGACGGAGTACGACTACCGGGACGTGTTCTACTCGAACTCCCTCGGTGAGGTCTCCGTCGACCCCTCGCAGCACGTGAAGCTCGCGAGCGGCGCGTCGGCGCCCGTCTCGGCCGAGGTCGTCGCCAAGGCTCCGGCCGCGGACGGCCGGCGGCTCTTCGGCGAGGTCCAGCTCCTGAACGAGCGGGGGATGGTCGCGGGGACGGCCAGCGTGACGATCGAGAGGGTGACGCAGTAG
- a CDS encoding NUDIX hydrolase translates to MQKQLRVAAYAVCVRDGQVLLARWVDRHLGIKQWTLPGGGTDHGEDPYDTVIREVDEETGYAVAPGVLLGVHSRIRQYEREPGDMVDSHGVRIVYEGRITGGRLRNEIGGSTDLAAWHPLEEVPALDRVDLVDVGLTMWRERPADGRVRPAAG, encoded by the coding sequence ATGCAGAAACAACTCAGAGTCGCCGCCTACGCGGTGTGTGTCCGGGACGGGCAGGTGCTGCTGGCCCGCTGGGTCGACCGGCACTTGGGAATCAAGCAGTGGACGCTGCCGGGCGGCGGGACGGACCACGGCGAGGACCCCTACGACACGGTGATCCGCGAGGTCGACGAGGAGACCGGGTACGCCGTGGCCCCCGGCGTCCTGCTCGGCGTCCACTCCCGGATCCGCCAGTACGAGCGCGAGCCCGGCGACATGGTCGACTCCCACGGGGTGCGCATCGTCTACGAGGGCCGGATCACCGGCGGCCGGCTGCGCAACGAGATCGGCGGCTCCACCGACCTGGCCGCCTGGCACCCGCTGGAGGAGGTGCCCGCGCTCGACCGCGTGGACCTGGTCGACGTGGGCCTCACCATGTGGCGCGAGCGGCCCGCCGACGGCAGGGTCCGGCCGGCGGCAGGCTGA
- a CDS encoding TIGR03767 family metallophosphoesterase, producing the protein MPRLRSVATTATTAARNVDRRTLLAAAGGLSLSAGIGCAVGLGGSGTAGAATPTAPGAAEEVLHSRKAPAAPLAPYRAGTTLDTVASASGPGYRRLSSGPGWERVTRAELAAPGSGRAERRTALAAFVQFTDLHLQDVQHPLRLEFLRRQVLNAWRPHEALTVAGAVSLVERINALRGAPVTGAPLRFVVTTGDNTDNNARSELDWFMKTMSGGLITPNTGDPNRYEGVQDSGLALYWQPQDAALRDTDKQLGFPALPGYLDAAIRTLRSPGLNLPWYSTVGNHDGLVLGCYGTGESYLADFAVGDRKLFSLPGAETKAIYDGIHKDTDPVGSLIAQLLRSERRRMRTVTPDPSRAPFTPAEYLKAHLDPAHEGPGPVGHGYTADNLAAGTQYYTFQIADDVLGISLDTINPGGGYEGSIGDEQLAWLKRTLKEHRDGYVLVFSHHTSTTMDNLRTDPARPGDARHGGDELVEVLGSHPRVLAWINGHTHRNEIKPRGTFWEVTTASHVDYPQLARVFELVDNHDGTLSLHTTLVESAAPHRTDFSDLSQTGLAALYRELSANQPGARSDLGGASGDRNTELVLRA; encoded by the coding sequence ATGCCGCGCCTACGCTCTGTGGCCACCACTGCCACCACCGCAGCACGCAACGTCGACCGCCGCACCCTTCTGGCGGCCGCCGGCGGGCTCTCGCTCAGCGCCGGGATCGGATGCGCGGTGGGCCTCGGCGGTTCCGGGACGGCCGGGGCCGCCACGCCCACGGCGCCCGGCGCGGCCGAGGAGGTCCTGCACTCCCGCAAGGCCCCGGCCGCGCCCCTCGCCCCCTACCGGGCGGGCACCACCCTCGACACCGTCGCCTCGGCCTCGGGCCCCGGCTACCGGCGGCTCTCCTCCGGCCCCGGCTGGGAGCGCGTCACGCGCGCCGAGCTGGCCGCGCCCGGCTCGGGGCGCGCCGAGCGGCGCACCGCGCTGGCCGCGTTCGTCCAGTTCACCGACCTGCACCTGCAGGACGTGCAGCACCCGCTGCGGCTGGAGTTCCTGCGCCGGCAGGTCCTCAACGCCTGGCGGCCGCACGAGGCGCTCACCGTCGCCGGCGCCGTCTCCCTGGTGGAGCGCATCAACGCGCTGCGCGGCGCCCCGGTGACCGGCGCGCCGCTGCGGTTCGTCGTGACCACCGGCGACAACACGGACAACAACGCCCGCAGCGAGCTCGACTGGTTCATGAAGACCATGAGCGGCGGCCTGATCACCCCCAACACCGGTGATCCGAACCGCTACGAGGGCGTGCAGGACAGCGGCCTCGCGCTCTACTGGCAGCCCCAGGACGCGGCCCTGCGCGACACGGACAAGCAGCTCGGCTTCCCGGCCCTGCCCGGCTACCTCGACGCCGCCATCCGCACCCTGCGCAGCCCCGGCCTGAACCTCCCCTGGTACTCCACGGTCGGCAACCACGACGGGCTCGTGCTCGGCTGCTACGGGACGGGGGAGTCGTACCTCGCCGACTTCGCGGTGGGCGACCGCAAGCTGTTCTCGCTGCCGGGTGCCGAGACCAAGGCGATCTACGACGGCATCCACAAGGACACCGACCCGGTGGGCAGCCTGATCGCCCAGCTGCTGCGCAGCGAGCGCCGGCGCATGCGGACCGTCACCCCCGACCCGTCCCGTGCGCCGTTCACGCCCGCCGAGTACCTCAAGGCCCACCTCGACCCCGCCCACGAGGGCCCCGGCCCGGTCGGCCACGGCTACACCGCGGACAACCTCGCCGCGGGCACCCAGTACTACACGTTCCAGATCGCCGACGACGTCCTCGGCATCAGCCTCGACACCATCAACCCCGGCGGCGGATACGAGGGCTCGATCGGCGACGAGCAGCTGGCGTGGCTGAAGCGGACCCTGAAGGAGCACCGGGACGGCTACGTGCTGGTCTTCAGCCACCACACCAGCACCACGATGGACAACCTCCGCACCGACCCGGCCCGCCCCGGCGACGCCCGGCACGGCGGCGACGAGCTCGTCGAGGTGCTGGGGAGCCACCCGCGGGTGCTGGCCTGGATCAACGGCCACACCCACCGCAACGAGATCAAGCCGCGCGGCACGTTCTGGGAGGTCACCACGGCCTCCCACGTCGACTACCCGCAGCTCGCCCGGGTCTTCGAGCTGGTCGACAACCACGACGGCACGCTCTCGCTGCACACCACGCTCGTGGAGTCCGCGGCCCCGCACCGCACGGACTTCTCCGACCTGTCGCAGACGGGGCTCGCGGCGCTGTACCGGGAGCTGTCCGCGAACCAGCCGGGGGCGCGGAGCGATCTTGGCGGGGCGTCGGGGGACCGGAACACGGAGCTTGTGCTTCGCGCTTGA
- the pepN gene encoding aminopeptidase N codes for MPGENLSRDEARERAALLSVDAYEVALDVRSAVGTAQNPPKRGDGDAAGDDVQPTFRSVTTIRFRCAEPGAGSFADLIAPSVTAVSLNGRDLDPADVFDGSRITLEDLASENELVVDAQCAYSRTGEGLHRFVDPEDGEVYLYTQYEPADSRRVFANFEQPDLKAPFRFEVTAPDGWGVWSNGAGEQVDSVWRFAETKPISTYITAVVAGPYHYVTDSYTRILDDGGTLEIPLGAMCRRSLARYFDTDDVFLITKQGLDFFHDHFGYPYPFGKYDQAFVPEYNLGAMENPGCVTFREEYIYRGRVTEAAYERRANTILHEMAHMWFGDLVTMRWWDDLWLKESFADFMGAFSLVEATRWTDGWITFANNRKSWAYRADQLPSTHPITADIRDLQDAKLNFDGITYAKGASVLKQLVAYVGQDAFLEGARRYFKRHAYGNTRLGDLLSVLEETSGRDMATWSRAWLQTAGVASLTPQVLLGEDGRVAELAVVQEAPESHPTLRPHRVRVGLYRRADLEGVEPGALVRYASAETDVEGARSVVAELAGAEAPELVLVNDDDLTYCKTRFDETSLDTLRAGLGDVMEPLPRALCWSALWNLTRDALLPAREFVSLALRFAGRESDIGVLQMVHAWARSAVAHYAAPEWREEGGRLLAQGALRELRLAAPGSQRQLAWARFYASVAADKADLEVLQGLLDGTATVEGLEVDQELRWTFLEPLAVHGAADESALAAELGRDATASGKRHQVRCLAARPSAQVKAEAWESVVGSDELSNALVEAVIAGFSQPSQRELLAPYTERYFEVISRIWEERSIQIGMHVVRGFFPGLQGAPALDAADAWLAAHEDAPPALRRLVLEARDDLARALRGQRADAEAAAATAVVAG; via the coding sequence GTGCCCGGTGAGAACCTGTCCCGCGACGAGGCCCGGGAGCGGGCCGCCCTGCTGTCGGTGGACGCATACGAGGTCGCGCTCGACGTGCGCTCCGCCGTGGGCACCGCCCAGAACCCCCCGAAACGGGGGGACGGCGACGCGGCGGGCGACGACGTGCAGCCCACCTTCCGCTCGGTCACCACGATCAGGTTCCGCTGCGCCGAGCCGGGCGCGGGCAGCTTCGCCGACCTGATCGCGCCGAGCGTCACGGCCGTCTCGCTGAACGGCAGGGACCTCGACCCGGCGGACGTCTTCGACGGCAGCAGGATCACCCTGGAGGACCTCGCCTCGGAGAACGAGCTGGTGGTGGACGCCCAGTGCGCGTACAGCCGCACCGGCGAGGGCCTGCACCGCTTCGTCGACCCGGAGGACGGCGAGGTCTACCTGTACACGCAGTACGAGCCCGCGGACTCCCGCCGGGTCTTCGCGAACTTCGAGCAGCCGGACCTCAAGGCGCCGTTCCGCTTCGAGGTGACCGCGCCCGACGGGTGGGGGGTCTGGAGCAACGGGGCGGGCGAGCAGGTCGACTCCGTGTGGCGGTTCGCGGAGACCAAGCCCATCTCCACGTACATCACGGCGGTCGTCGCGGGGCCCTACCACTACGTGACCGACTCCTACACCCGGATCCTGGACGACGGCGGCACCCTCGAGATCCCGCTCGGCGCGATGTGCCGCAGGAGCCTGGCCCGGTACTTCGACACGGACGACGTCTTCCTGATCACCAAGCAGGGCCTGGACTTCTTCCACGACCACTTCGGCTACCCGTACCCGTTCGGGAAGTACGACCAGGCGTTCGTGCCCGAGTACAACCTGGGCGCGATGGAGAACCCGGGCTGCGTCACCTTCCGCGAGGAGTACATCTACCGCGGCCGGGTGACGGAGGCCGCGTACGAGCGGCGGGCCAACACCATCCTGCACGAGATGGCGCACATGTGGTTCGGCGACCTGGTCACCATGCGCTGGTGGGACGACCTGTGGCTGAAGGAGTCGTTCGCGGACTTCATGGGGGCGTTCTCGCTGGTGGAGGCCACCCGCTGGACGGACGGCTGGATCACCTTCGCCAACAACCGCAAGTCCTGGGCGTACCGCGCCGACCAGCTCCCCTCGACCCACCCGATCACCGCGGACATCCGCGACCTCCAGGACGCCAAGCTCAACTTCGACGGGATCACGTACGCCAAGGGCGCATCGGTGCTCAAGCAGCTCGTCGCCTATGTCGGCCAGGACGCCTTCCTGGAGGGCGCCCGGCGCTACTTCAAGCGGCACGCCTACGGCAACACCCGTCTCGGCGACCTGCTGTCGGTGCTGGAGGAGACGTCCGGGCGGGACATGGCCACCTGGTCGCGCGCGTGGCTGCAGACCGCGGGGGTGGCCTCGCTGACCCCGCAGGTGCTGCTGGGCGAGGACGGGCGGGTCGCGGAGCTGGCCGTCGTCCAGGAGGCCCCCGAGTCGCACCCCACGCTCCGCCCGCACCGGGTGCGCGTGGGCCTGTACCGGCGCGCCGATCTGGAGGGCGTCGAGCCGGGCGCCCTGGTGCGGTACGCGAGCGCCGAGACCGATGTCGAGGGAGCCCGCTCGGTCGTCGCGGAACTGGCCGGAGCCGAGGCCCCCGAGCTGGTCCTCGTCAACGACGACGACCTGACCTACTGCAAGACCCGCTTCGACGAGACGTCCCTGGACACCCTGCGGGCGGGGCTCGGCGACGTGATGGAGCCGCTCCCGCGCGCGTTGTGCTGGTCGGCGCTGTGGAACCTCACCCGGGACGCGCTGCTGCCCGCGCGCGAGTTCGTCTCCCTGGCGCTGCGGTTCGCGGGCCGGGAGAGCGACATCGGCGTGCTCCAGATGGTGCACGCGTGGGCCCGCTCGGCCGTGGCCCACTACGCGGCGCCCGAGTGGCGCGAGGAGGGCGGCAGGCTGCTCGCCCAGGGCGCGCTGCGCGAGCTGCGGCTCGCCGCGCCCGGCAGCCAGCGGCAGCTCGCCTGGGCTCGGTTCTACGCGTCGGTGGCGGCCGACAAGGCCGATCTGGAGGTCCTCCAGGGCCTGCTGGACGGCACCGCGACCGTGGAGGGCCTGGAGGTCGACCAGGAGCTGCGCTGGACGTTCCTGGAGCCGCTGGCGGTGCACGGCGCCGCCGACGAGAGCGCCCTCGCGGCCGAGCTGGGGCGCGACGCCACGGCATCGGGCAAGCGGCACCAGGTGCGGTGCCTGGCGGCCCGGCCGTCCGCGCAGGTCAAGGCGGAGGCGTGGGAGTCGGTGGTGGGGTCTGACGAGCTGTCCAACGCCCTCGTCGAGGCGGTGATCGCGGGCTTCTCGCAGCCGTCGCAGCGCGAGCTGCTGGCGCCGTACACGGAGCGGTACTTCGAGGTGATCTCCCGGATCTGGGAGGAGCGGTCGATCCAGATCGGGATGCATGTGGTGCGGGGCTTCTTCCCGGGCCTGCAGGGCGCTCCCGCGCTGGACGCCGCCGACGCGTGGCTCGCGGCCCACGAGGACGCCCCGCCCGCGCTGCGGCGGCTGGTGCTGGAGGCCCGCGACGACCTGGCGAGGGCGCTGCGGGGGCAGCGGGCGGACGCGGAGGCGGCTGCGGCGACGGCCGTGGTCGCGGGGTAG
- a CDS encoding DsbA family protein has protein sequence MSEKTPVDFWFDPLCPWAWMTSRWVLEVEKVRDIEVRWHVMSLAVLNEPKLDTLPENYREGMKKAWGPVRVVIAAQEQHGDEVLGKLYTALGTRFHNRGEGPTREAVLGALEDAGLPASLADYADSDEYDAQLRASHKVGIDKVGQEVGTPVIAVPGPEGKEVAFFGPVVTPAPKGDAAAQLWDGTLMVASIPGFYEIKRTRTVGPIFE, from the coding sequence ATGTCCGAGAAGACTCCCGTCGACTTCTGGTTCGACCCGCTCTGCCCGTGGGCCTGGATGACGTCCCGCTGGGTGCTCGAGGTGGAGAAGGTCCGCGACATCGAGGTCCGCTGGCACGTGATGAGCCTGGCGGTGCTCAACGAACCCAAGCTGGACACCCTCCCCGAGAACTACCGGGAGGGCATGAAGAAGGCGTGGGGCCCGGTGCGCGTGGTGATCGCCGCCCAGGAGCAGCACGGCGACGAGGTGCTGGGCAAGCTGTACACCGCCCTGGGCACGCGCTTCCACAACCGCGGCGAGGGCCCCACCCGGGAGGCCGTCCTGGGGGCCCTTGAGGACGCCGGCCTGCCCGCGTCCCTCGCCGACTACGCCGACTCCGACGAGTACGACGCCCAGCTGCGCGCCTCGCACAAGGTCGGCATCGACAAGGTGGGCCAGGAGGTCGGCACCCCCGTGATCGCGGTACCGGGACCGGAGGGCAAGGAGGTCGCCTTCTTCGGCCCGGTCGTCACCCCGGCGCCCAAGGGCGACGCGGCGGCACAGCTCTGGGACGGCACCCTGATGGTCGCCTCGATCCCCGGCTTCTACGAGATCAAGCGCACCCGCACGGTGGGCCCGATCTTCGAGTGA
- a CDS encoding amino acid permease, whose translation MLGLGGVMGAGLFVGSGAGIAVAGPGIVVSYLVAGALVTCVMRMLGEMSAALPASGSFSVHAERGLGRWAGFTAGWMYWFMLVVVLAVEATGAAGIAHGWLPGVPQWAWVGAFMLVFTVSNLAAVRSFGEFEFWFAALKVAAIVLFLLLGVLAILGLLPDTRAVGLHNLTGARGGFLPSGWDGVLSGVLAVVFAFGGLEVVTIAAAESDDPAVSVARAVRSAAYRIVFFYVGSMLVIVTVLPWTAQKAGLSPYVTVLDALRVPSAATIMNIVVFVALLSSLNANLYGSSRMIFSLAERGEAPKALLKVAQGVPRAERRRGEDVGEGEDHEGARAPALGPSGGRGGGGGGGVPRRAVFASVVFGFVSVVLNLKWPDTVFLYLLNAAGAVLLYVWALIAATQLRLRRLLEREAPERLVLRMWAYPWLSRAVLVVMAAVLGLMAHDPSTRPQVLWSTGALAVLLAVAGARELRARRARRPGQDGT comes from the coding sequence ATGCTCGGCCTCGGGGGCGTGATGGGGGCCGGGCTCTTCGTGGGCTCCGGCGCGGGCATCGCGGTCGCCGGGCCCGGCATCGTGGTGTCCTACCTGGTGGCGGGGGCGCTCGTCACCTGCGTGATGCGGATGCTGGGCGAGATGTCGGCGGCGCTGCCCGCCTCGGGGTCGTTCTCGGTGCACGCGGAGCGCGGCCTCGGCCGGTGGGCGGGGTTCACGGCCGGCTGGATGTACTGGTTCATGCTGGTCGTCGTGCTCGCCGTGGAGGCGACCGGGGCCGCGGGGATCGCGCACGGCTGGCTGCCGGGGGTTCCGCAGTGGGCCTGGGTGGGGGCCTTCATGCTGGTCTTCACGGTGAGCAATCTGGCCGCGGTGCGCAGCTTCGGGGAGTTCGAGTTCTGGTTCGCCGCCCTGAAGGTCGCGGCGATCGTGCTGTTCCTGCTGCTCGGCGTGCTGGCGATCCTGGGGCTCCTGCCGGACACGCGGGCGGTGGGCCTGCACAACCTCACCGGCGCCCGGGGCGGCTTCCTGCCGAGCGGCTGGGACGGCGTGCTGTCCGGCGTGCTCGCGGTCGTCTTCGCCTTCGGCGGGCTTGAGGTGGTCACCATCGCGGCGGCCGAGTCGGACGACCCGGCGGTGTCGGTGGCGCGCGCCGTGCGCAGCGCGGCGTACCGGATCGTCTTCTTCTACGTCGGCTCGATGCTGGTCATCGTCACGGTGCTGCCGTGGACGGCCCAGAAGGCAGGACTGAGCCCCTACGTGACCGTTCTCGACGCGCTGCGGGTGCCCTCGGCCGCCACGATCATGAACATCGTGGTCTTCGTGGCCCTGCTGTCGTCGCTCAACGCCAACCTGTACGGCTCGTCCCGGATGATCTTCTCGCTGGCCGAGCGCGGCGAGGCCCCCAAGGCGCTGCTGAAGGTCGCGCAGGGGGTGCCGCGGGCCGAAAGGCGGCGGGGCGAGGACGTCGGGGAGGGCGAGGACCACGAGGGGGCGCGGGCACCCGCGCTCGGGCCGTCCGGCGGCCGAGGAGGTGGAGGCGGTGGAGGCGTGCCGCGGCGAGCGGTGTTCGCCTCGGTCGTGTTCGGATTCGTCTCGGTCGTGCTCAATCTGAAGTGGCCCGACACGGTCTTCCTCTACCTGCTGAACGCGGCCGGCGCCGTGCTGCTCTACGTCTGGGCGCTGATCGCCGCCACGCAACTGCGGCTGCGCCGCCTGCTGGAGCGCGAGGCGCCGGAACGGCTGGTGCTCAGGATGTGGGCGTACCCCTGGCTCAGCCGGGCGGTGCTCGTGGTGATGGCCGCGGTGCTGGGCCTCATGGCGCACGATCCGTCCACCCGGCCGCAGGTGCTCTGGTCGACGGGCGCCCTGGCCGTGCTGCTCGCGGTCGCCGGGGCCCGGGAGCTCCGCGCGCGGCGCGCCCGCCGGCCCGGTCAGGACGGGACCTGA